The Flavobacteriales bacterium genome contains a region encoding:
- a CDS encoding GWxTD domain-containing protein produces MKYYLFTKSLFTCFYLLLFQSFSYAQQIDARFDIAHFQSEKIPYIETYLSVNGNGVSYLSQANGTFQAQLAVVVEFVQDDNIIKVDKYNLSSPEIKDTSFIDFVFLDQQRYQLSEGDYTLRLNITDINKTEVEIKHEQAITINVINNGFSDVQLVESYSQTIEKNILSKGGYDLVPFISNLYNTANKKLSYYFEYYSDTDEEVLIQSSIISQSTQKIVNELVKRKKCNSMFDASLNTFPIDNLTSGTYYLKIEAINRNNEVIHTQKRQFYKINKDLKDEFVFEDTFILSVDNKDTLKQYIEYLHPLQSSIENIQAKNLDYENVEMLQKYFYRFWYDRDPFNTEQSWKNYYNLVKLVNKEFTNGIIDGHLTDRGRIYLSYGSPNSRSQEIMPKGFQPFEVWHYYSIGNERDIKFIFSNDRMPNEYRLVYTNKFGEINDKDWLNRFEENYYDDFDEGKKSPIDYYNNPN; encoded by the coding sequence ATGAAGTATTATCTATTTACTAAGAGTCTTTTCACTTGCTTTTACCTCTTACTTTTTCAGTCATTTTCATATGCTCAACAAATAGATGCTAGGTTTGATATTGCTCATTTTCAATCTGAAAAAATACCCTATATAGAAACTTATTTATCTGTAAATGGAAATGGAGTAAGCTATCTAAGCCAGGCAAATGGTACTTTTCAAGCCCAACTTGCAGTTGTTGTTGAATTCGTTCAAGATGATAATATCATAAAAGTAGACAAGTATAATTTATCGAGCCCAGAAATAAAGGACACTTCATTTATCGACTTTGTTTTTTTAGACCAACAACGCTATCAGCTTTCTGAAGGGGATTATACTCTTAGGTTAAACATAACGGATATTAACAAAACTGAGGTAGAAATTAAGCATGAACAAGCCATTACAATAAATGTAATTAATAATGGTTTTTCAGATGTTCAATTAGTAGAATCGTATAGCCAAACAATAGAAAAAAATATATTAAGTAAGGGTGGTTATGATTTAGTACCTTTTATTTCAAACCTATACAATACTGCAAATAAAAAATTAAGTTACTATTTCGAGTATTATTCTGATACTGATGAAGAAGTACTAATTCAAAGCAGTATTATTTCCCAGTCAACACAAAAAATTGTTAATGAGCTTGTCAAAAGAAAAAAATGTAACTCCATGTTTGACGCTAGTTTAAATACATTTCCCATCGACAATTTAACAAGTGGTACTTACTATTTAAAGATTGAGGCTATAAATAGAAATAATGAAGTTATACATACTCAAAAACGACAGTTTTATAAAATAAATAAAGACCTAAAAGATGAATTTGTTTTTGAGGATACTTTTATATTATCAGTAGATAACAAAGACACTTTAAAACAATACATAGAGTATTTACACCCCCTACAATCATCGATAGAAAATATTCAAGCTAAAAACTTAGATTATGAGAATGTAGAAATGCTACAAAAGTATTTTTACAGATTTTGGTATGATCGAGATCCATTCAATACTGAACAGAGTTGGAAAAATTATTACAATCTGGTGAAGCTGGTCAATAAAGAGTTTACAAATGGAATAATTGATGGGCACTTAACCGATAGAGGAAGAATATATTTAAGTTATGGCTCTCCAAATTCTAGGTCACAAGAAATAATGCCTAAGGGTTTTCAACCCTTTGAAGTTTGGCACTACTACTCTATTGGAAATGAGAGGGATATTAAGTTTATTTTCTCTAACGATAGAATGCCTAATGAGTATCGCTTAGTTTATACCAACAAATTCGGAGAAATCAATGATAAAGATTGGCTAAACCGATTCGAAGAAAATTATTACGATGATTTCGATGAAGGAAAAAAATCTCCTATTGATTATTACAACAACCCTAACTAA